DNA sequence from the Alteribacter lacisalsi genome:
GCTCGTTATTGACAGCCACTACGCCGGTATTGAAAAGCAGACGCTTCTGAAATGGATTGAGAACTTTTACACTGATTTAGGGGGAAAGAACGATGAACGTTGAACAGGTCTCAAAGACAATTCAGGGAACCACCGTCCTTAAAGATATTACGTTTGAAGTAAAGCCCGGCAGTATCGTAGGCATCATCGGCCGGAATGGTGCCGGTAAAACGACCCTCCTTCGCATCCTTACGGGAATCATCGATCCTACCGAAGGTGATGTACGGATCGACGGACAGAGCATTTTTGACGTGCCTGAAATTAAGCAGAACATCATCTTTGTGCCGGACTCATCAGAAGCGATGAAAAACTATTCCACTAAAGAACTTGTACGGCTGTATAAAACAGTTTATCCCCGATTTGATGAAGCCTACTTTCATCAGCTTATGAAACGATTTAATCTGCCTGCAACAAAAAAGATTAAAAACTACTCTAAAGGGATGAAAGCACTCTTCAGTCTGGTCGTGGCTTTTGCAGCACGGGCACGTTATGTGATTCTTGACGAACCTACTGACGGACTTGATGTCATTGTGAAACGGCGGATTTTGCGCACTCTAGTTGAGGAGGTAGCCGGCAACGACGTTTCTGTGCTCATTTCCTCCCACCGCCTGGACGAACTCGAGTTTATGGCCAACGATATCCTCGTTATTAAGGACGGACGTCCGGACAGCTTTTATGATCTGGATACGATGAAAGCCCAGTACAAAAAGATTCAGGTCGTGTTTAAGGAATACTTACCTGAGGAACTAAAGGCGCATGTAAACATACTTAATCAGACCGGGCGGGTGTACACCCTCATTGTCGATAGAAACATGGAAAAGATTGAGGAGCAGATTCGCCAAAATGAGCCGCTTCTCTATGAAGAACTGTCCATGAGCCTCGAAGATGTGTTCGTTGCCAGACTGGGGGGTGAAGAGTTTGTTTCATAAATCCCTTTGGATGCAGAATTACAAACAGTCCAAGCTGTTTGTGTGGATTATTTTTATGATTTTGTTTATTCACCTGCCGCTCTATACGATGATGACCCTCTCCAACTGGCGGGCACGCGAAGCGCAGCCTTATCAGTATTACGTTTCGGAGATTCATGTTTTCAATATTTTCTCTGGCGGATTCCTGAGTATTTTAATGACAGGAGCTGCTGTCGTTCTTGCTGCCCTCCTGGTTGGACTGGAGCGTAATACACGCCGGAACGATTTTACATTCTCTCTTCCTATTCGGAGAAGGGACATGTTCTTAGCGAAATGGCTTTTGGGTGCGGGCGTCATTTTTACATTTCATCTGCTCAATTTTCTGCCGGCCTTTTTTATGTTCCAATCATCAGAATTCAGTCATCTCCTCACCGAGTATTCGTGGCTGACAC
Encoded proteins:
- a CDS encoding ABC transporter ATP-binding protein, which encodes MNVEQVSKTIQGTTVLKDITFEVKPGSIVGIIGRNGAGKTTLLRILTGIIDPTEGDVRIDGQSIFDVPEIKQNIIFVPDSSEAMKNYSTKELVRLYKTVYPRFDEAYFHQLMKRFNLPATKKIKNYSKGMKALFSLVVAFAARARYVILDEPTDGLDVIVKRRILRTLVEEVAGNDVSVLISSHRLDELEFMANDILVIKDGRPDSFYDLDTMKAQYKKIQVVFKEYLPEELKAHVNILNQTGRVYTLIVDRNMEKIEEQIRQNEPLLYEELSMSLEDVFVARLGGEEFVS